A single window of Lathamus discolor isolate bLatDis1 chromosome 20, bLatDis1.hap1, whole genome shotgun sequence DNA harbors:
- the MEIOC gene encoding meiosis-specific coiled-coil domain-containing protein MEIOC isoform X3 — MTGSASLYGCYKSQNEENVELPQTYSSSLSTSEYSAPVDSSLLYLPWSTYGDDTKQPAAAQSNVKSRIQSERNDYGSEADLYGLVSNILDEQEKSQPYCAEGSCPSNLKSAWPMNVTRIVDHHDLLPETRRPVVGAASQQGFYSSESVSSAEKQYLQSGTLVSQQKADECYRGFPGLDPEEQSLYPPRSDHANCCNMQTNENMKTTPLHQNYPYIKNTFMPPAGYSEIIKDSGADAYPYGREKAYPKGADALLHQKRVETFLPQFHRYNENTDCSRYPEYSHASQAKPNKSTNCSFQENKKLVNGTTETPPLDAEPYAKLFQVKSGAQKKIEDTILDQQNFTFPKTVGLLPEKQFANEASFCTDSGQKFEYGLKSFTACPGNSDCANGVEKQQFSKSDLQNSEYCKSLPLLPNAANPSAGTTVRPPWMNIPTKTAASAPFQNPLLKLNNHLPAFPKSSSHTNDFLQLPSSNFPLNTNLFHKYFQDNPSFFSSLDFGYNTAERAWSAACMEARVRNGEENLIEYLSEKKVKQPNGFCDSYAAQQFGIVENMNKHRFQLKPPSECYDLEGQKRADGLLQNVYQDFMESQAQFHLRQASGDSKAINPLTCLQAPSFSSNCMMGDFRRNQQLSSGAFPLRSGRLFGHSIVPLMESPDLFSRDDLKRFYPYFNDKVYGESPFSGFVPAFGFQKQVKSCSGPASELHVRLEECYEQWRALEKERKKTESALAKNFQGKKVSSANNTPVPRLTSKPSRVDRLIVDQLRERARVVTLLGKMERLRSSPLHANISTALDKHLEVIHVVQSRRKDEIVNASNRQRQGAPRCQDDRDVFALALAIKEMSVATRKARTTLWCALQMTLPKSAAGKPDLEKTLWELEQPEEKACENPDGGSIPSQRADVSKR; from the exons ATGACAGGCTCTGCCTCGCTGTATGGTTGCTACAAATCACAG aatgaagaaaatgtagAGCTACCTCAGACGTACAGTTCTTCCCTTTCCACGTCAGAGTACTCTGCACCTGTGGACTCTTCCCTTTTATACTTACCGTGGTCTACATATGGAGATGATACtaagcagcctgctgctgctcagagtaATGTGAAGTCCAG GATTCAGTCTGAAAGGAATGATTATGGCAGTGAAGCAGATTTATATGGCCTTGTGTCTAACATCTTGGATGAGCAAGAGAAATCGCAGCCATATTGTGCTGAGGG GAGTTGCCCTTCCAACTTGAAGTCAGCTTGGCCCATGAACGTAACCAGAATTGTGGACCACCATGACTTATTGCCAGAAACTAGAAGACCAGTTGTTGGAGCTGCCTCACAGCAGGGTTTTTATAGTAGTGAATCCGTATCCTCTGCTGAAAAACAGTACTTGCAAAGTGGTACCCTTGTGTcgcagcagaaagcagatgaaTGTTACCGTGGGTTTCCTGGCCTGGACCCTGAGGAGCAGAGTCTGTACCCTCCCAGGAGCGATCATGCCAACTGTTGCAACATGCAGACTAATGAGAACATGAAGACAACACCCTTACATCAGAACTATCCATACATAAAAAACACCTTTATGCCCCCAGCTGGGTATTCAGAAATAATCAAAGACTCAGGAGCTGATGCTTATCCTTACGGAAGGGAGAAGGCATATCCCAAAGGAGCAGATGCCCTGTTGCACCAAAAGCGGGTGGAAACGTTTCTTCCACAGTTTCACAGATataatgaaaacacagattGTAGTAGGTACCCTGAATATTCTCATGCTAGTCAAGCAAAGCCTAACAAGAGCACCAATTGTAGcttccaagaaaataaaaagttagtAAATGGAACCACTGAGACACCACCTCTGGACGCAGAACCCTATGCTAAGTTATTTCAAGTTAAATCAGgagctcagaaaaaaatagaagatacCATTTTAGATCAGCAAAACTTTACATTTCCCAAGACTGTAGGACTTCTACCAGAAAAACAATTTGCAAATGAAGCTTCATTCTGCACTGATTCGGGACAAAAATTTGAATATGGACTAAAATCTTTCACAGCTTGTCCAGGGAATAGTGATTGTGCAAATGgtgtggaaaagcagcagttttccaaGTCTGATCTTCAGAATTCTGAATACTGTAAATCACTTCCATTGTTACCTAATGCAGCAAACCCTTCAGCAGGGACCACTGTAAGGCCACCTTGGATGAATATTCCAACGAAAACAGCTGCTTCTGCCCCATTTCAGAATCCTTTGCTGAAACTGAATAATCATTTACCTGCTTTTCCAAAGAGTTCCAGTCATACTAATGATTTTTTACAGTTGCCATCTTCAAATTTCCCTTTAAATACTAATTTATTTCACAAGTACTTTCAAGATAacccttcatttttttcaagtCTTGATTTTGGTTATAACACTGCAGAACGAGCTTGGTCTGCTGCTTGCATGGAGGCACGGGTTAGGAATGGAGAAGAGAATCTCATTGAGTATTTAAGTGAAAAGAAAGTCAAGCAGCCAAATGGATTCTGTGACAGTTACGCAGCTCAGCAGTTTGGGATCGTTGAAAATATGAACAAACACCGTTTCCAGTTGAAGCCACCAAGTGAGTGTTACGATCTGGAAGGACAGAAGCGTGCAGATGGGCTGTTGCAGAATGTGTACCAGGATTTCATGGAGTCTCAGGCACAGTTTCATCTCAGGCAGGCGAGTGGAGACAGTAAGGCCATAAATCCCCTGACGTGCCTGCAGGCTCCAAGCTTTTCCAGCAATTGCATGATGGGTGACTTCAGACGGAATCAGCAGCTGAGCTCAGGAGCCTTCCCCTTGAGATCAGGTCGCCTCTTCGGCCATTCCATTGTCCCTCTGATGGAGTCTCCTGACTTGTTCTCCCGTGATGATTTAAAACGTTTCTACCCTTATTTTAATGACAAGGTGTATGGTGAGAGTCCTTTCTCTGGGTTTGTGCCAGCATTTGGATTCCAGAAGCAAGTTAAAAGCTGTAGTGGGCCTGCCAGCGAGCTTCATGTTAGACTGGAAGAATGTTATGAGCAGTGGAGAGctttggagaaagaaagaaagaag actGAATCAGCTCTTGCTAAGAATTTCCAAGGGAAAAAGGTTTCCAGTGCTAACAACACTCCAGTTCCAAGGCTGACATCAAAGCCATCAAGAGTTGATCGCTTAATTGTGGATCAGCTTCGTGAACGAGCCAGA GTTGTGACTTTACTGGGAAAAATGGAGCGCCTTCGCAGTTCTCCCCTTCATGCTAACATTTCCACTGCTCTTGATAAACATCTGGAGGTAATTCATGTAGTGCAGTCACgtagaaaagatgaaattgTAAATGCTTCCAATCGACAGAGGCAAGGAGCTCCCAGATGCCAGGATGACAGAG ATGTGTTTGCTCTGGCTTTGGCAATTAAAGAAATGAGCGTAGCAACACGCAAAGCCCGTACCACTCTGTGGTGTGCGCTCCAGATGACCTTACCCAAatctgcagctggaaaaccGGACCTGGAGAAAACGCTttgggagctggagcagcctgaAGAGAAAGCCTGTGAAAACCCGGATGGTGGCAGCATCCCGAGTCAGAGGGCTGATGTGAGCAAGCGCTAA
- the MEIOC gene encoding meiosis-specific coiled-coil domain-containing protein MEIOC isoform X5 has translation MEQNPQPKVAFRGGSHCWSSAEAGGRLTDVFSSVMTGSASLYGCYKSQNEENVELPQTYSSSLSTSEYSAPVDSSLLYLPWSTYGDDTKQPAAAQSNVKSRIQSERNDYGSEADLYGLVSNILDEQEKSQPYCAEGSCPSNLKSAWPMNVTRIVDHHDLLPETRRPVVGAASQQGFYSSESVSSAEKQYLQSGTLVSQQKADECYRGFPGLDPEEQSLYPPRSDHANCCNMQTNENMKTTPLHQNYPYIKNTFMPPAGYSEIIKDSGADAYPYGREKAYPKGADALLHQKRVETFLPQFHRYNENTDCSRYPEYSHASQAKPNKSTNCSFQENKKLVNGTTETPPLDAEPYAKLFQVKSGAQKKIEDTILDQQNFTFPKTVGLLPEKQFANEASFCTDSGQKFEYGLKSFTACPGNSDCANGVEKQQFSKSDLQNSEYCKSLPLLPNAANPSAGTTVRPPWMNIPTKTAASAPFQNPLLKLNNHLPAFPKSSSHTNDFLQLPSSNFPLNTNLFHKYFQDNPSFFSSLDFGYNTAERAWSAACMEARVRNGEENLIEYLSEKKVKQPNGFCDSYAAQQFGIVENMNKHRFQLKPPSECYDLEGQKRADGLLQNVYQDFMESQAQFHLRQASGDSKAINPLTCLQAPSFSSNCMMGDFRRNQQLSSGAFPLRSGRLFGHSIVPLMESPDLFSRDDLKRFYPYFNDKVYGESPFSGFVPAFGFQKQVKSCSGPASELHVRLEECYEQWRALEKERKKTESALAKNFQGKKVSSANNTPVPRLTSKPSRVDRLIVDQLRERARVVTLLGKMERLRSSPLHANISTALDKHLEMCLLWLWQLKK, from the exons ATGGAGCAGAATCCACag CCTAAAGTTGCGTTCAGAGGTGGCAGTCACTGCTGGAGTAGTGCCGAAGCTGGCGGGAGGCTGACTGATGTGTTCAGTAGTGTAATGACAGGCTCTGCCTCGCTGTATGGTTGCTACAAATCACAG aatgaagaaaatgtagAGCTACCTCAGACGTACAGTTCTTCCCTTTCCACGTCAGAGTACTCTGCACCTGTGGACTCTTCCCTTTTATACTTACCGTGGTCTACATATGGAGATGATACtaagcagcctgctgctgctcagagtaATGTGAAGTCCAG GATTCAGTCTGAAAGGAATGATTATGGCAGTGAAGCAGATTTATATGGCCTTGTGTCTAACATCTTGGATGAGCAAGAGAAATCGCAGCCATATTGTGCTGAGGG GAGTTGCCCTTCCAACTTGAAGTCAGCTTGGCCCATGAACGTAACCAGAATTGTGGACCACCATGACTTATTGCCAGAAACTAGAAGACCAGTTGTTGGAGCTGCCTCACAGCAGGGTTTTTATAGTAGTGAATCCGTATCCTCTGCTGAAAAACAGTACTTGCAAAGTGGTACCCTTGTGTcgcagcagaaagcagatgaaTGTTACCGTGGGTTTCCTGGCCTGGACCCTGAGGAGCAGAGTCTGTACCCTCCCAGGAGCGATCATGCCAACTGTTGCAACATGCAGACTAATGAGAACATGAAGACAACACCCTTACATCAGAACTATCCATACATAAAAAACACCTTTATGCCCCCAGCTGGGTATTCAGAAATAATCAAAGACTCAGGAGCTGATGCTTATCCTTACGGAAGGGAGAAGGCATATCCCAAAGGAGCAGATGCCCTGTTGCACCAAAAGCGGGTGGAAACGTTTCTTCCACAGTTTCACAGATataatgaaaacacagattGTAGTAGGTACCCTGAATATTCTCATGCTAGTCAAGCAAAGCCTAACAAGAGCACCAATTGTAGcttccaagaaaataaaaagttagtAAATGGAACCACTGAGACACCACCTCTGGACGCAGAACCCTATGCTAAGTTATTTCAAGTTAAATCAGgagctcagaaaaaaatagaagatacCATTTTAGATCAGCAAAACTTTACATTTCCCAAGACTGTAGGACTTCTACCAGAAAAACAATTTGCAAATGAAGCTTCATTCTGCACTGATTCGGGACAAAAATTTGAATATGGACTAAAATCTTTCACAGCTTGTCCAGGGAATAGTGATTGTGCAAATGgtgtggaaaagcagcagttttccaaGTCTGATCTTCAGAATTCTGAATACTGTAAATCACTTCCATTGTTACCTAATGCAGCAAACCCTTCAGCAGGGACCACTGTAAGGCCACCTTGGATGAATATTCCAACGAAAACAGCTGCTTCTGCCCCATTTCAGAATCCTTTGCTGAAACTGAATAATCATTTACCTGCTTTTCCAAAGAGTTCCAGTCATACTAATGATTTTTTACAGTTGCCATCTTCAAATTTCCCTTTAAATACTAATTTATTTCACAAGTACTTTCAAGATAacccttcatttttttcaagtCTTGATTTTGGTTATAACACTGCAGAACGAGCTTGGTCTGCTGCTTGCATGGAGGCACGGGTTAGGAATGGAGAAGAGAATCTCATTGAGTATTTAAGTGAAAAGAAAGTCAAGCAGCCAAATGGATTCTGTGACAGTTACGCAGCTCAGCAGTTTGGGATCGTTGAAAATATGAACAAACACCGTTTCCAGTTGAAGCCACCAAGTGAGTGTTACGATCTGGAAGGACAGAAGCGTGCAGATGGGCTGTTGCAGAATGTGTACCAGGATTTCATGGAGTCTCAGGCACAGTTTCATCTCAGGCAGGCGAGTGGAGACAGTAAGGCCATAAATCCCCTGACGTGCCTGCAGGCTCCAAGCTTTTCCAGCAATTGCATGATGGGTGACTTCAGACGGAATCAGCAGCTGAGCTCAGGAGCCTTCCCCTTGAGATCAGGTCGCCTCTTCGGCCATTCCATTGTCCCTCTGATGGAGTCTCCTGACTTGTTCTCCCGTGATGATTTAAAACGTTTCTACCCTTATTTTAATGACAAGGTGTATGGTGAGAGTCCTTTCTCTGGGTTTGTGCCAGCATTTGGATTCCAGAAGCAAGTTAAAAGCTGTAGTGGGCCTGCCAGCGAGCTTCATGTTAGACTGGAAGAATGTTATGAGCAGTGGAGAGctttggagaaagaaagaaagaag actGAATCAGCTCTTGCTAAGAATTTCCAAGGGAAAAAGGTTTCCAGTGCTAACAACACTCCAGTTCCAAGGCTGACATCAAAGCCATCAAGAGTTGATCGCTTAATTGTGGATCAGCTTCGTGAACGAGCCAGA GTTGTGACTTTACTGGGAAAAATGGAGCGCCTTCGCAGTTCTCCCCTTCATGCTAACATTTCCACTGCTCTTGATAAACATCTGGAG ATGTGTTTGCTCTGGCTTTGGCAATTAAAGAAATGA